The genomic DNA TGCTATTGAAACAGCAGGAAGATTAGATGACGGAATTATTGTTATTGGATTTGATGGAGCAAAAGAAGCATATGAACTAATAGAACAAGGAAAAATGGCAGTAACAGCAGTTCAAGATTTCCCATATATAGGTAAAGAAGCAGTAAATTATGTAGATGCTTACTTAAAAGATGGTACAAAACCAGAACCACATGTATTAGTAGATGTATATATGTCAGATGAAAAATAGACAAAAATCCCTCTTATGAGGGGTTTTTTTTATTGTCTTTTTCATATAAACTATATAATTATATAGGAAATAAATTTTGTATGTATATGAGATAAAAAATAAAAAGGATATGAGGAGTGGAAAAATGTTTGAGATAAACTATAAGACCACAGATGAAATAGTTTGGCAGGGAAGAACAGATGATGATAAAAATTTTGATGCCTTTAGATGGCATCAATGGGTAGAAAATATGGATTTAAGAAAAGAAGATTTAAAACCCTATACAGGAAAACTTGGATTTGCATTTATTGGATTTTGTTGTGATCAAGGGGTAGAAAGAAATAGAGGAAGAGTAGGCGCTGCTAAGGGACCTAGAAGTATTAGAAAGGAATTATCCAATTTACCTTGTTGTTTTACACAAGAAGTAAAGTTATTTGATGCAGGAAATATATTTTGTGAAAATGCTACACTAGAAAAAAGCCAAGAATTACTATCAAAGGCTGTAGAGAAAATATTAAGTTTAAATCTTTTTCCTATTGTATTAGGAGGAGGACATGAAACTGCTTTTGGCCACTATAATGGAATACTAAGTAATTTAAAGAAAATTGAAGATAAGCCTAACATTGGAATTATTAATTTTGATGCCCATTTAGATATAAGACCTTATCCAAATGGAGGAAGCTCAGGAACTATGTTTAGACAAATTGCAGATATTTGTAAGGAAAAAGATTTAAAATATTCTTATCTTTGTATAGGGGCTCAAAAACATAGTAATACAGTAGACTTATTCAAAACAGCAGATCGATTAGGAGCTAGTTACATTTTAGCAAAGGATATTTTGAGTACAGATTATTGGAATTTATTAGAGGAGATAGATGATTTTATAAAATTTAGAGATCATATTTATATTACCATTTGTTCGGATGTATTTTCTTCAGCTTTTGCACCAGGTGTAAGTGCTACACAGTCATTAGG from Inediibacterium massiliense includes the following:
- the hutG gene encoding formimidoylglutamase; translated protein: MFEINYKTTDEIVWQGRTDDDKNFDAFRWHQWVENMDLRKEDLKPYTGKLGFAFIGFCCDQGVERNRGRVGAAKGPRSIRKELSNLPCCFTQEVKLFDAGNIFCENATLEKSQELLSKAVEKILSLNLFPIVLGGGHETAFGHYNGILSNLKKIEDKPNIGIINFDAHLDIRPYPNGGSSGTMFRQIADICKEKDLKYSYLCIGAQKHSNTVDLFKTADRLGASYILAKDILSTDYWNLLEEIDDFIKFRDHIYITICSDVFSSAFAPGVSATQSLGLDPEKVLKFLKYILRSNKVVSFDIAEVSPRFDQDNTTSNLAAVLIYSVIQTLSQMKHLAI